From the Oncorhynchus keta strain PuntledgeMale-10-30-2019 chromosome 13, Oket_V2, whole genome shotgun sequence genome, the window atccacccatatgctccctccctatccacccatatgctccctccctatccaccccATATactccctccctatccacccatatgctccctccctatccacccatatgctccctccctatccacccatatgctccctccctatccacccaTATGCTCCCTCTCTATCCATAACCACTTGGCCCATCCCATCATCACCCAACAGGATTTTGGAGACAACTGATTCCTGATCAGTTAATGAATTGAATGAATTCTAAATAACGTGCTTGTAAATCAATGGCCTCTGTGTGCCACCAAATAATTCTAGTTCAGTTTGTTTAGTCTCTCACAGTTCTATCCAAGTTAACCTCAGACAGAGGCTGTTGTGTATGCTATATGTGATCATGTGAAATGTCACAGCACGTTCTGAACTGCTCTGAAAACAAAGAAACTAAATGATCCACATGGCTGGTTGCCACTTTGAAATAATCAGGAAGATTgactattattttatttatttatatgacacactgtctgaCATATGGGGGGATGGGTGGGTAGGGGGCTATGGAGTTGATGATGTCACAGTGGAGTCCTCAGCTAGTGGAAATGGGTAGGGGGCTATGGAGTTGATGATGTCACAGTGGAGTCCTCAGCTAGTGGAGATGGGTAGGGGGCTATGGAGTTGATGATGTCACAGTGGAGTCCTCAGCTAGTGGAGTTGATGATGTCACAGTGGAGTCCTCAGCTAGTGGAGATGGGTAGGGGGCTATGGAGTTGATGATGTCACAGTGGAGTCCTCAGCTAGTGGAGTTGATGATGTCACAGTGGAGTCCTCAGCTAGTGGAGATGGGTAGGGGGCTATGGAGTTGATAATGTCACAGTGGAGTCCTCAGCTAGTGGAGTTGATGATGTCACAGTGGAGTCCTCAGCTAGTGGAGATGGGTAGGGGGCTATGGAGTTGATGATGTCACAGTGGAGTCCTCAGCTAGTGGAGTTGATGATGTCACAGTGGAGTCCTCAGCTAGTGGAGATGGGTAGGGGGCTATGGAGTTGCATTATCCCCAAGAGGTCACCCACTTGTCTTGTCCCACTAGAGAATGAATGACTTATAAGTTGAAACCATGTCATGTCTAATTGAATTACTTTGATGAGGTTCGTGAGAACTTTTCATTTGATTTTTCTCCAATGGTGTTTTCTGGATTATATTGTTGCAATGCATTCTGTTTTTTCACTGTTTACAGTGTGGGGCTACAAAGTAACATCATTCTTTTAACTGTTTGCTTGTTACAATCAGAGAGTATATCACTCAGCTATgattacaatgtttcagttgggATTTACTTCATGAATCCTTTGGGTTAGGCCACGTGAGTTCTTATAGAACGCCAGCAAAAAACGCCTATATTGACATGTTTCTTATGAGTGCATTATAATTGGATTTTAAGGATCGTATTAATATTCTGCTTGATATAATGTTTGTGTCATCATCACAAATCAACTGCATTATACTTTTAAAAAAACACTTAAACTTCAACCAGTAAAATTCCTCTTTTGCTACAGCCTGTCAATGAGTGTTAGTTAGCATTCTAGTTAACTGATCCAAATATAATCTTAGTGACTGTTCAAGCAAGAATCAAAACATCATTGTAAGGTATGAGAACCTCCTCCCCACCCCAATAAGTTATTTTGTTAAGAAGTTATAAAAACGTAAATGTAGGCTTTGTTGAACGGGCACAGATGGCGATGGCTTTCTGACTGCAGCCAAGAGTCGCGCGCAACGGTGAGTGACGTCATAATGTCGTATACTGGAAAGGAGTCTATTTCATTTGAATCACGTCAGAGCTTTTATTTATAGTTAAAAACATGCAAAAGCTTTTTTTGTTTTCGGCTGCCTGCTGATGTAGCCTAGTGCGTGTCACTGAACAACTAACTGTgtggcgcagagagagagagagagagagagtgagagagagaggctattcACCTCTAACCGGCACCAGCACAATACATTATCTGAGCAGGTTGTACGGCGCATTCTAAACAGATAGCGGCACAGACTGTTCCGAGTCTACAACCACGGagaaacaaacatcacaacaaCCGGACCGTCTTGAGTAACGGAAGAGGAAGGTAGCCTTATAGCAGCCTACCGCTACGCATGTTGACGCTATACTCTGTAACAATCCCCTGTTTTCTCTCGCTCTGGTCGTCTTTATCAAGGACTGCGAAGGACGAACGGGAAAGTCAAAAAAGTATTCGTTGAGATAGTCACATGACCTACAGAATTTACAAGCTGTCAGTACCGGCTCACGGAATGGAAAAGCTGTCCGGTCGGCGTCGGAGCCACATGAAACGAATTGGGTAATAACGGAAGATCTTCATactggaaaacaaaaacaaatggcAGAATAGATGAACACGAATTTACACGAACACGGCTCTATTCATGTGTGAACTATTTTCCCATTAGGTGAGACAAACCTGCATATTTGAACGGACGTGTGTGACCTTGTTTCAAGGGCTAGAGTTACGGCAACATCCTGTTTCTCTCTACATTCTCCGGGGGATTTATTTGGCACCAATGGCGACTTTGATCAAATTAAACCGGGAGGAGAATTCTGGACTAAAGACCGTGAATAATAAATAGTGCGCTCAACCGTGTGAAGTTCCTCTGTTAGCCCCGCCTACCCCAGCATGACCCACCTGACCCAGTTTCAGAGGGATGACATTTCGAGTACCGATACCTGTCTTTTGGCTTTAAAAGACAACAATTGACGTTCAACTCCATTGAACCTTGAAGGACGTGAAGTGAGACGTATTTTTTGTCTTCTTCCTGTACCTTTCACTCAGTTTTGCCGATGAATAACGGAAACGATGCGTTATTATAAAGGCTGCGTGAATGTGTATTAGGCAATGATAGCCTATATCAAGGTCTTGATTGCTGGATGTGTCTAATCTTTTGGATTTACCTGGGGGGTCAAGAAACAACTGAGAGGAGACATAATTATCACGAGTGTCCCTCTGAAGCACTGGATATAAGTTAATTTCCTGTATAACAcctgacatttttttaaatttcacgtGAGAATAATAATTCTACTGACTCTGACTCTACTGAATTTCATGCTCATGAAAACCATTTTCATGAATGGTGCTATAAGGATTACACTTTATGAAACTTGCATTCGGTTTTGACACTGTTTATTGAGATCAAAGGTTTGCAAGAGAAGGGAACTTTTGACAATGAGAAAGGAATTGACAGTAAATTATCGCAGATTATGACATCAGATGCTGTCTGTCAATAATCAAGAGGACCGTGCTGTGATTGACAGCTAGATCAATAAAAACATATCAGCCAAGAGGATCTGAGGGCATTATTATGGCAATGACGACAAAAGAACAAGTACTTTTAAGGACAGAGCAAGTAGAGCGTGTTCAACCTCTCAACAGAGATTTATTGGAGCCAACCAATCATCAAACAGTCCGTCCTTCTCCTCGTCCAATCATGTTCTTGAATTGCGGCCAATTGCTGCCACCCCTGCTGCGGCACGCGGATGTCCCAGCCCGCATCACTGAGAGCTTCATCCTGTCCGGTTACCGCTTCCCCAACTACAGCCTCGCCCAATGCCTGCTCTCGGCCTTTCAGCCCACCAATGAGACCGGCAACTTCTGGACCCATTTCCTGCCCGTCTTCATCTTTGCCTTCTACTTCCTGGAGCCGTTCGGTTTGGAGGGCGCTCCGCCCACCTCCGACCCTTTCTTCTACCCGCTGTGGAACTACTTCATGGGGGTGTTGTGCCTGCTGATGGCTAGCAGCATGGCTCACCTCCTCAACTCCATGTCTCTGGTCATAAGGGAGGTGTGCTTTTTTGTGGATTATGGGACCATCAGTGCTTACACCGTCGGGTCTTCGTTGGCCTATTACTACTATATTCACCCCAGAGCGGGGATCCTGGAATTGGGGATTGGGAGACACAACAACACCCACCAGGACCCTTCTTCGTCATCGTCGTCATTGTCCTCGGCCATGCCAGAGTTCAGCCTGTTTTTCGAGACCTTGTACATCCCCAGCTCCTGCCTGGTCGCCATCATCTGTGTCTTGGCCTGCTGCAACACCCGCCAGCGCTGGAGGACCTACCGCTACATCATACGTACCCTGGTATTCCTTCTGCCCTTCCTCGTGGCCTCCACGCCCATCTTCTACcgcctcctccactcctccccctaCCTGCcgacctcctcctccttctcctcctccgccTCCATGGCCCAGTTCTTCTGCCGACACTGCTTCTGGCTGGTGGTGTCAGCCCTGTTCAACATTAGCAAGATCCCTGAGCGACTGTCACCGGGTAGGTTTGATATCTGGGGGCATAGTCACCAGTGGTTCCACGTCTGCACCTTCCTGTCCATTCTCGATGAACTTCATATGATCAACGGGGAGGTGAGGGCTATACTCCTCCACCCAGTCCTGGTGGTGCCCCCGGCCACCCCTCCACACCTCCCCGGCCCCACCTTAGCCTCCACCTACGGGGTGATGCTGGTCCTCCAGGCCTCCATCGCCTCCATCATCGCCTGGTTCTCCTGGTGCGCCAACAGCATCTACAAACCCCAGGGAGACCAGTTGGAGAAAGAGTTCCTCTCTAAAAGACATCTAAAGTGTCACTGATGTGGGATCTGATTTGATAAAGAGCTCTGATTTTATTTCCAGACGTAGGCCAGTCAGCTCGTAGATTAATTGACGTAATTTATTTCATCACTTGAACAATGCAGCGCATATCGTTTATGGAGGTTAGAGAGGATACCACTCCCGTAAAATATAAAAAAAGTAGCGTGTGTTTTCATGTATTGTTTTCATTTGTAGTCACTCTGTGACATTCACTAGTTCTGTATCCTACTTTTGTTTTCACCTTCACCCAGTGGTTTCCCACTTTCCCTTCTCCCTGGACTGTGTGGGTAACTTTAGCTTTACAAGGGTAAGTGGCGGTCAGCTAATATTCAaggttttttttgtttttcaagTTCACCTATTTGGTCCACTGGATTAGGAACCGTGTTTTGTGGGGTTGGAACACCTTGGCGGCTCAGTCAAGTCCCCCGGGGTTCAGTCATGTCGCCTGTGGATCAGTCATGTTGCCTGGGGTTCAGTCATGTCGCCTGGGGATCAGTCATGTCGCCTGGGGTTCAGTCAAGTCCCCTGGGGTTCAGTCAAGTCCCCTGGGGTTCAGTCAAGTCCCCTGGGGTTCAGTCAAGTCCCCCGGGGTTCAGTCATGTCCCCTGGGGTTCAGTCATGTCCCCTGGGGTTCAGTCAAGTCCCCTGGGGTTCAGTCAAGTCCCCTGGGGTTCAGTCAAGTCCCCTGGGGTTCAGTCAAGTCCCCTGGGGTTCCAGGACTCACATTCTGTTCTTAAACAAGACGATAATTCTATTCGTTTAAGGGGGGTTGACTGAACCCTTTAAGGGACATTGGAAAGGTGTTGTTACCCAATGCCCTTTAAATGTCACAGTGAGATTTAAGAAACGTTTGCTGCCAGGCTGTCTTTTAACGCTTCCTTGATTAATCTCCTTCAACCTTCCTCTACTTCCCCTACCGTCGCTGACTGATTATACCTCTTCatatctctcactctcactctcactctcacactctctctctcacactctctctctcacactctctcactctctcaatctcaaattctctctctatatatatatatctctcacactctctcacactctctcacactctctcactctctcacactctctctcacactctctctcacactctctctcacacactctctcacactctctctcacactctctctcttacactctctcAATCTCACTCTCAaattatctctctctatatatatatctccctcaCACACTCGCAATTTCCTTTTCCTTCATGTTATACTTAATCTCTCTTCATACTTTCTTGATACCTTGTCAAAACTCCCTGTCATGCCACACACAGTTTAATTTCCTACCTCTTTCTCACAAGCTGTCtctgctcccgagtggcgcagcggtctaaggctcagtgctagaggcgtcactacagaccctggttcgatcccgggctgtattacaaccggccttgagcacaattggcccagcgtcgtccgggttacaGGAGGGTTTGActgaggtaggccgtcattgtaaaataagaatttgttcttaactgacttgcctagttttaaAAAAACACCCAGGAAGTGGGGTAGCGTTTCCGACAACAGAAATAGACCAAGACCTCATTCAGTCTTACATTATTGCAATCTGAGGGCTGGAAACCAGAGGGTGGAGCCCAACTTCATGTGCACTTTCTGAAGCCACATCTTCAACAGGACTTTTACATTCAGCATGTTTCTAACATGTTTCTGATGACCAATTGTTCATCTAACGTACGAGACCACAgactcttttaaaaaaaaaattattgcTATGAATATCAATGATCAACTTCATACTATAACTGCATTGTACTGTACACTGACTGCACTGAAACACTTTCCATACTTTATTCATGGTAAAGAAACAAGGGCCTGAAACAGTCAGTGATGGACCGTTCTTTTTTTAACCTGCGGTAATATCTATACATCTGAAGCCGTAGTGAGGATAGATACATTGTAtaaaccacaggaggttggtggcaccttaattggggaggacgggctcctggtaatgactggagtggaatcagtggaatggtatcaacaacatcaaacacatggtttccatggtttcaatggtttccatggtttccatggtttccatggtttccatttgtttgatgccgttccattcgctctgttccggactttattatgagccgtcctcccctcaccagcctcctgtgctataAACTGTTATCAGCAGATCATTGAGGATGTGTTACCCTGCTCAGACATTGCTGACACATGCCAGATCATACAAGGCCTTGATAGGTATTTTACCCAACATGCGTTATAGCAATCTGGGTCACGACGGCACAACCACTGGTTGATGCATGCAATGTCTGAGCAGGGTAACATGACCTGAATGTTGACCATGTGGACGATTGGATGAGACCACCAGGAAGAAACACTCTGGTTAGAGTTGCACTCAACCAATCAGGTTACTTTCAGGAAGTTGTTGACCAATGAGACCCCTGAAGGATGATTGTTTATTTGTCTCTCAACCAATCATGCAAATATTTGCATGAAATAGCCTCCTCTTATGTAGATAATTAGCAGTAGCACGTTTATATACTCCTTCTGAATGTTAATTTCCTGGGAATGTAAGAGAGACAAGACATGCTTCTATCttagacagacatacagtagaTTAGCTAGCATAAACAATGATGTTATAATTGGTATCCTCCGGACATTCTCATGTCTCGTCCCCCatatctctgctctcctctctcttcctggttatagattctagttctgtctgtctcttcctggttATGGATtctagttctgtctgtctcttcctggttATGGATtctagttctgtctgtctcttcctggttATGGATtctagttctgtctgtctcttcctggttATGGATTCTAGTTCTGTTCTTCCTGGTTATGTtctagttctgtctgtctcttcctggttATGGATtctagttctgtctgtctcttcctggttATGGATTCTAGTTCTGTCTGGTTATGGATtctagttctgtctgtctcttcctggttATGGATtctagttctgtctgtctcttcctggttATGGAttctagttctgtctctctcttcctggttaTGGAttctagttctgtctctctcttcctggttatggattctagttctgtctgtctcttcctggttATGGAttctagttctgtctctctcttcctggttatggattctagttctgtctgtctcttcctggttATGGATtctagttctgtctgtctcttcctggttATGGATtctagttctgtctgtctcttcctggttATGGATtctagttctgtctgtctcttcctggttATGGATtctagttctgtctgtctcttcctggttATGGATtctagttctgtctgtctcttcctggttATGGATTCTAGTTCTGTCTGTGTTTAGTTCTGTCTTCGTTTGAAGAATTATGCCATCAGTTAttgaaaaaagaaagagaaagcatGTCTTGTGTTTAAAATGTAAGAGTCTGATCTGATTCATTTATATCAGGGCAAGCCGTAGATATACATAACAGAGTTCTGCAAACTATCCTCCATTTCAGCTCCAAATTTCCAATCCCAATCTCTATGGATAACTCTATTTCTGGGTAAATCTTTTGAGTCTTT encodes:
- the paqr9 gene encoding membrane progestin receptor epsilon, encoding MAMTTKEQVLLRTEQVERVQPLNRDLLEPTNHQTVRPSPRPIMFLNCGQLLPPLLRHADVPARITESFILSGYRFPNYSLAQCLLSAFQPTNETGNFWTHFLPVFIFAFYFLEPFGLEGAPPTSDPFFYPLWNYFMGVLCLLMASSMAHLLNSMSLVIREVCFFVDYGTISAYTVGSSLAYYYYIHPRAGILELGIGRHNNTHQDPSSSSSSLSSAMPEFSLFFETLYIPSSCLVAIICVLACCNTRQRWRTYRYIIRTLVFLLPFLVASTPIFYRLLHSSPYLPTSSSFSSSASMAQFFCRHCFWLVVSALFNISKIPERLSPGRFDIWGHSHQWFHVCTFLSILDELHMINGEVRAILLHPVLVVPPATPPHLPGPTLASTYGVMLVLQASIASIIAWFSWCANSIYKPQGDQLEKEFLSKRHLKCH